The following is a genomic window from Babesia bovis T2Bo chromosome 4 map unlocalized Chr4_1, whole genome shotgun sequence.
CGAATTGTGTACTAGTAGCATAATAAATCTCGTGATGTGTGTTTTGAGAGTCATATCACCAGAATTTAGCACAAGTGTCAGTAGTTGCTTTATATCCAATTTTGATGACACAATTTCCGCTTCTATAATCTTCCGATTTGGCGATATATTGGTGTGATAAATATACGGACACATACAATATGAATCATTGTTTGTTGTATCAACTTTGTTTATCAATTCCTGTCCTATACTATTTTTACAGTCTACGCAGATATCTTGAAAGCTAAGAATCCACCTTTTGTAGAATTCATCGAGGTTATTAGCcgtgtatataatatcattgGAACAGTAAATATGATATGCTACATCGTTGTGGGCATATAGTCGCTCTAATATTTTGAGCGACATTAATAACAATTCACGTAATTCCATGGAACCTGATGCTAGACTAATGGAAAACACCTTCATAAATGTTCTACCATATTGCGTCATTTCACCAACTGACTGAAGTAATGATAAACAATGATTTAGTTTATCACGCTGAACCTCATTCAAGCAAACCATCGATACTTTCCCGAAAAATGTGAATCCTCGAATACGTGCATTGTTTTTACCCAAGGCAGCATTTATTGATGTATCATTCCCGTAAAATGTAGATTCATTAGACTCTTCAATATTGATACCAGCTACATCCAATTTCCCATTATCACATGCTTTGCTTTGTAGGCGAGGTGTTATTCGTCTGTCGATAACCTTAATATCCGAATTTGACGTGATAAATTCAGGGTATAAAACAATTTTATCTATTAGCTTCAGGGTTGATGATAGGATCTTTAAAATACCTGTTAATATAGAATCCTTTTCACTGAACAACTGTAGATGTCTCACTGTACCATTTGTAAAAACATCAACAATATCCCAGAGAGATACCAATGAACAAAGGACTGGTAGTACTTGATTGTCCAGCAGGCTGCGATTAGCAAATGGCCTGCCTTCCATCCCACGTTCAACTATAATAAGAAAATTGATGATAGCATCCATAGCATTTTTATACTGTTCAGGATCCACGACCTTCAACAGGCAGCGTTGATCTAATGGGCAGAGATTTACATTGTCGGTATGTAATGCACTATCTTCAGTAGCATCCTTTTCTTCGATGTTCGTCTCTACAGGTGAATTTAGAGGTGATTCTACAGTTAAGTAGCGCAATGGAGTTGAAATGGAACCTCCTGACCTTCCCGTTATAGATAACCTTTCTCCATCATCGTCCTTGGATCCACAGATCAATTCTGGTGAATTACTCAAACGAAAGAAACAGCAATTATATTCCGAACCTTTAGTATAAGCCACCGATGGGCTAAGCTGTAGCAGATAaggtatatgtatattggtCACATCATGAACTCCATTCGTTATCTCGATACCTTCATTAAGTATGCTGAGTGATTCATTcacatttttgtttaaaTCACGAAAGAACTGCAGCGACATCTCAGCGACGATGATAGATATACGCTACGAATAAATATTTTCATTGATCTAATGACATAACTAGGTTATGACATAAGGAACTACGTAAACAAtgctacacattatatctaAAAGTTGACTATTATATCCTGTATAATGCCACGTTAACAATGTGCATCAGTTGGaaacaaaatgataaatgaaatgaatataactaTCGCGTCATTACACATGACGCCCAGGTTAATCGTTAACATGTCTAATAAGGATCAGTACTACTTCTATCTATATGgataataatgtagatCATAATCTACATGGTTATAGAATTTTACAATACATTCGATTCATTGCAAAGAGCATTAATCCAGTCACAGAACATTAATCCTTGATAATGTCCATTATGACACCACTATACTAGAAGGTAACAGACTTCTTCTTTTTGGCATTGATACCAGTTGTTTCTCCGGAGTAACCAGGTGTCTCTACTCGGGCACCACCCACCTTGGATCTATTAGACACCACCTTCTTTTCGTATTTAGCACGGTTTGACACACGAGCATTACCAGCAGTCTTCTTGCGTACTCTTGTAAGACCTTTATTGCGCAGTATATCAGACCCGGCAACTGCACATTGTTAAGAACAACTACTAATTACATACCTCTTTTGCCTTCAACTTCCACATGCTCGTATTTCCTTTTGGACTTTTCCGTGCTTTTTCCTCTGATACTACTTTTCAATTCATTTTGGTGCTGTTTAATCTCAGCCAATTCATCGTCGTAATCCCTCTTGCGCGGTTGCTCTTGTCTATGTTGTATAGCTGGAGTACTTGATTTCATCGATTTCTTCAATCCactgaaaaatatatacatacagatTGATAACGTACTGTGGTTTGTAGTAAGAATCCGATGCACGTTGCTTCTCGGTCTCCAGAATATCTTGCCTCATGGCCTGTGCCGCGGCGTTCAAACCAACAGTAATATCTGATTTCTTAGCTCTTTTAGGCATTGCATCAGATGCAAAACTGCTCAAATCCTCGAGTAATATACCGCCCTGTTTATCACCTTGGCTCCTTTGGAACGCCCGTAACTCTTTCTTGGCCATCTTATTCATTGGCAGTCTTCTCATGTTTTCCATCTCGTATCGTTCACGTTCCAACAACGCCTTCATCATCTTAACTGCCTTCTTACTCTTGTATGTGCTATCGATAGCATCTCCGTCATCAAATTCTTGCTGTTCACGGGCTTGTTCAAGCATACGACGACCGCTGACAACTTTCTCCATTCGTTCTGATTTCTTTTGTTGACGTGCCTGTTGGTTTTTGGATCCAATTGATTAAAACCTACGAAAGTATCTGTTTCCATTAATGGCACCCCGGGAGTAGCCCTATAGATGTTATCCACCTCCCTGGATTCTATATCGAGCATATCAGGGCGTGGCTTCGGAGCGGATTTACCAGAATCTGCGCAATCATTTATCTAGATGTTATTGACATACCCTTGATACCGGATTCATCCAAAAGCATGTTAATTTCAAATTGCAATCGCGATTCTATAGGCCGGGCCTTGTCCAACATGATACGTAATTCCAAAAGCCTGTTAATAACTGGGTGGTTCTTTATTGATATCCCTTGTGTTTTAAGGAGTAAGTAGTAACTTAGATAAGTTACATACATTAGCAGAAGTTCGTTTCGTAGATCTAGATATTCCATGCCATCCTTGGTGCAGCCTTTCGGGATACCGTTCCCTTCATAAATAAGATTTAACACTTGATCTTTCACAACAGCAACATTGTCCCGATATTCCTTCAGCAGAGCAATAAACTCGGTATGCTCATTTTCTAAGTAATCCAGCTTTTCAGATTCCGTCATTTTGAAGAAATCTGGAGGCAACCCAACCTCCGATTTCTCCTTTTCTAATGATGCACTTAGGTTTTCCAGTATAGTGTTTATTGTTGTTTCATCTGGTGGTGCATCGTCCTCCTGTTCGACTACGTCATCTAGTTCAGCGTCCTCATCGTCGACGTCTGCGTAGAGTTCCTCTGCAATGCGATTGGCTTCAGCAATACGATCATTGAGGTCATCGGCATCAGAATAATCATCAGAGCCTTCGTCGTAATAATTACCCAACCTCTTTCCCCAAGACGACCTCTTCTTACTGCTAAGTTCTTCAGCCTCCGAATCGATATCTTCCTCATCCGAATCATCAATGTTACCACCGTCATTATACATCATCGACTCTTCATATTCCTCACTGTCTATAGCGTCGTCATCAACATCCTGAGGAAGGCCCATCGCCTCGAACTCAGCAGCATCGCTACCGTCATCTAACACAAATATAGcaaataacaaatataacacACCTTCTGAGACGTCGTCAATAGGTATAAAAGTTTCATTTCCTTTGAACTTTTTACTATTCGTTTTCTTTACTGTTTTACGtgccattttatataaacagAGGTCTCGATATTTATCGTCTATAAGAAAAACGCAGATCTGCCTAATAATTTATCAGTGACAATACCATtaatttgcgatattaaaTAAGCGTTACAATGCCTAATAAGAGGAGATATACGGTACCGCAATACTAGGGCGCGTGGTGCCCGTTAATCTGATACCAGTCTTTATTATTACAAATAGTAAGCACATTTGATGTGATTACACAATATTCCCGCATCATTTATACTAATGTGTCTAATAAGGGTCATCGAAATCACTCCTAGAATCCATTAGCATTATATAGCTTATTATGTACCAAAATAGCATCGTTATtccaaaatatattgtttacCTGGATGATTATTATTTTATAGGTAGTTATTACGGAAATTATGTTACAACAATCGGTATTAATAACGGACACTAGGCGTATGCACAGCAGTGCACATTTTTTATGTTAATGTCGTTCAAAAATATTCCTTACTTCTTTGATCTCATGTATAGATTTGGAAATTAATGTCTAATCACCATATACCGAATCTGTTGCCtctatattgatatattgtacTCATCATTAGACATACTACACTAGACAGTTGTTACTACATATGTTTACAGCTGTATAACTGTTTTCAAGGTTATTTATACTGTATACATTTTCCAGTCTGCGAATTATTTTCTATGTAT
Proteins encoded in this region:
- a CDS encoding Sas10 C-terminal domain family protein; this encodes MARKTVKKTNSKKFKGNETFIPIDDVSEDDGSDAAEFEAMGLPQDVDDDAIDSEEYEESMMYNDGGNIDDSDEEDIDSEAEELSSKKRSSWGKRLGNYYDEGSDDYSDADDLNDRIAEANRIAEELYADVDDEDAELDDVVEQEDDAPPDETTINTILENLSASLEKEKSEVGLPPDFFKMTESEKLDYLENEHTEFIALLKEYRDNVAVVKDQVLNLIYEGNGIPKGCTKDGMEYLDLRNELLLMYVTYLSYYLLLKTQGISIKNHPVINRLLELRIMLDKARPIESRLQFEINMLLDESGIKDSGKSAPKPRPDMLDIESREVDNIYRATPGVPLMETDTFARQQKKSERMEKVVSGRRMLEQAREQQEFDDGDAIDSTYKSKKAVKMMKALLERERYEMENMRRLPMNKMAKKELRAFQRSQGDKQGGILLEDLSSFASDAMPKRAKKSDITVGLNAAAQAMRQDILETEKQRASDSYYKPHGLKKSMKSSTPAIQHRQEQPRKRDYDDELAEIKQHQNELKSSIRGKSTEKSKRKYEHVEVEGKRVAGSDILRNKGLTRVRKKTAGNARVSNRAKYEKKVVSNRSKVGGARVETPGYSGETTGINAKKKKSVTF